In a single window of the Biomphalaria glabrata chromosome 13, xgBioGlab47.1, whole genome shotgun sequence genome:
- the LOC106051589 gene encoding uncharacterized protein LOC106051589 isoform X2, whose amino-acid sequence MFRFHDLVFIGISYCFTNAREWNNGPDFVYRTDVTEGQNLTFQCQGTGYWHVTLIGRRLKTVSTRNYKSQGPWNYYPDKYFAEWEWIPPFNSVLHVYNVGRDVYSIGCTYTVWIIGKWPDTSVSIDLTDYEISPFLTVSPKSNVTFMCSSDIDLQKPLILYKNDSRNVLKTSTSGALNLTMTHFQCGTSFVVGCSKEGYTLPGGAMQVDVECLVRLTVTSDLDDIHGLISPRATLTLACASDMPRLLILYRDTVSNVLRTSTSDSLNYTMSDLECGSSFLVGCYVPREAGDLDFKLNNNVTFNPDCLHNNVNIFCRYSGSQWFLHYVYIQYQGVEKVLYYSYDYINYSFTFDYKNFSDYFYPDLQVPGSLTFTLGCGLRKLPAKNQSYTLQFQNCSSSLAVASEKTVSFGVVLGLSLGGAIVAVCIIILVIFYAVRCSRAKGDYRRTMQTTSDNQEPRERNSPPPAYSETFTEVDEPPPPYTEQ is encoded by the exons ATGTTTAGATTTCATGACTTAGTTTTCATAGGAATTTCATATTGCTTTACTAATG CCAGGGAGTGGAACAACGGGCCAGATTTCGTGTACAGAACTGACGTCACTGAGGGACAAAATTTAACGTTTCAGTGCCAGGGTACAGGTTATTGGCACGTGACTTTAATTGGACGCCGATTAAAAACTGTTTCTACGAGAAATTATAAGTCTCAAGGACCCTGGAACTATTACCCAGACA AATACTTCGCCGAATGGGAATGGATACCTCCTTTTAACAGTGTTCTCCATGTGTACAATGTTGGTAGAGATGTCTATTCCATTGGGTGTACATATACAGTCTGGATTATAg gtaAATGGCCAGATACTTCTGTGAGTATTGATTTGACAGATTATGAAATTAGCCCTTTTCTTACTGTCTCGCCCAAATCGAACGTGACGTTTATGTGTAGTTCTGACATCGACCTGCAGAAACCGTTAATTTTATACAAGAATGACTCTAGGAACGTATTGAAAACCTCGACGTCTGGCGCACTGAACCTCACTATGACCCATTTCCAGTGTGGCACATCTTTCGTTGTGGGCTGTTCTAAGGAAGGGTATACACTGCCAGGAGGTGCTATGCAAGTGGACGTGGAAT GCCTAGTTCGACTCACAGTAACTAGTGACCTGGACGATATCCATGGACTCATCTCTCCCAGGGCGACCCTTACTCTAGCCTGCGCCTCGGACATGCCACGTCTGCTGATATTATACAGAGATACCGTCAGCAATGTCCTTAGAACCTCGACATCAGATTCATTGAACTATACCATGAGTGATTTAGAATGTGGATCATCCTTTCTTGTTGGCTGCTACGTACCAC gCGAAGCAGGAGATCTTGATTTTAAGCTCAACAATAACGTGACCTTTAACCCGGACTGTTTGCATAATAATGTCAACATCTTCTGTCGCTACAGCGGAAGCCAGTGGTTCTTACACTATGTTTACATCCAGTATCAGGGAGTGGAGAAGGTTCTCTACTACTCATACGACTACATCAACTACAGCTTCACCTTCGACTACAAAAACTTCAGCGACTATTTTTATCCAGACCTCCAGGTGCCGGGCTCACTGACCTTCACTCTGGGGTGTGGACTTCGAAAATTACCGGCAAAGAACCAGAGCTACACTTTACAGTTTCAAAATT GCTCATCAAGTCTTGCTGTTGCTTCTGAGAAGACAGTCTCGTTTGGCGTAGTCCTCGGCTTGTCACTTGGTGGGGCAATAGTCGCTGTCTGCATCATCATTCTTGTCATCTTTTACGCTGTGCGATGTAGTCGTGCCAAGGGAGACTATCGCAGAACAATGCAGACGACAAGTGACAACCAAGAGCCAAGAGAAAGGAACTCGCCCCCGCCAGCTTACAGCGAGACATTCACAGAGGTGGATGAACCACCACCACCTTATACCGAACAGTAG
- the LOC106051589 gene encoding uncharacterized protein LOC106051589 isoform X1: protein MFRFHDLVFIGISYCFTNAREWNNGPDFVYRTDVTEGQNLTFQCQGTGYWHVTLIGRRLKTVSTRNYKSQGPWNYYPDKYFAEWEWIPPFNSVLHVYNVGRDVYSIGCTYTVWIIGKWPDTSVSIDLTDYEISPFLTVSPKSNVTFMCSSDIDLQKPLILYKNDSRNVLKTSTSGALNLTMTHFQCGTSFVVGCSKEGYTLPGGAMQVDVECLVRLTVTSDLDDIHGLISPRATLTLACASDMPRLLILYRDTVSNVLRTSTSDSLNYTMSDLECGSSFLVGCYVPRTYLLHSRTSVYVRDCEAGDLDFKLNNNVTFNPDCLHNNVNIFCRYSGSQWFLHYVYIQYQGVEKVLYYSYDYINYSFTFDYKNFSDYFYPDLQVPGSLTFTLGCGLRKLPAKNQSYTLQFQNCSSSLAVASEKTVSFGVVLGLSLGGAIVAVCIIILVIFYAVRCSRAKGDYRRTMQTTSDNQEPRERNSPPPAYSETFTEVDEPPPPYTEQ from the exons ATGTTTAGATTTCATGACTTAGTTTTCATAGGAATTTCATATTGCTTTACTAATG CCAGGGAGTGGAACAACGGGCCAGATTTCGTGTACAGAACTGACGTCACTGAGGGACAAAATTTAACGTTTCAGTGCCAGGGTACAGGTTATTGGCACGTGACTTTAATTGGACGCCGATTAAAAACTGTTTCTACGAGAAATTATAAGTCTCAAGGACCCTGGAACTATTACCCAGACA AATACTTCGCCGAATGGGAATGGATACCTCCTTTTAACAGTGTTCTCCATGTGTACAATGTTGGTAGAGATGTCTATTCCATTGGGTGTACATATACAGTCTGGATTATAg gtaAATGGCCAGATACTTCTGTGAGTATTGATTTGACAGATTATGAAATTAGCCCTTTTCTTACTGTCTCGCCCAAATCGAACGTGACGTTTATGTGTAGTTCTGACATCGACCTGCAGAAACCGTTAATTTTATACAAGAATGACTCTAGGAACGTATTGAAAACCTCGACGTCTGGCGCACTGAACCTCACTATGACCCATTTCCAGTGTGGCACATCTTTCGTTGTGGGCTGTTCTAAGGAAGGGTATACACTGCCAGGAGGTGCTATGCAAGTGGACGTGGAAT GCCTAGTTCGACTCACAGTAACTAGTGACCTGGACGATATCCATGGACTCATCTCTCCCAGGGCGACCCTTACTCTAGCCTGCGCCTCGGACATGCCACGTCTGCTGATATTATACAGAGATACCGTCAGCAATGTCCTTAGAACCTCGACATCAGATTCATTGAACTATACCATGAGTGATTTAGAATGTGGATCATCCTTTCTTGTTGGCTGCTACGTACCACGTACGTATTTACTGCACAGCCGAACATCAGTTTATGTGCGAGATT gCGAAGCAGGAGATCTTGATTTTAAGCTCAACAATAACGTGACCTTTAACCCGGACTGTTTGCATAATAATGTCAACATCTTCTGTCGCTACAGCGGAAGCCAGTGGTTCTTACACTATGTTTACATCCAGTATCAGGGAGTGGAGAAGGTTCTCTACTACTCATACGACTACATCAACTACAGCTTCACCTTCGACTACAAAAACTTCAGCGACTATTTTTATCCAGACCTCCAGGTGCCGGGCTCACTGACCTTCACTCTGGGGTGTGGACTTCGAAAATTACCGGCAAAGAACCAGAGCTACACTTTACAGTTTCAAAATT GCTCATCAAGTCTTGCTGTTGCTTCTGAGAAGACAGTCTCGTTTGGCGTAGTCCTCGGCTTGTCACTTGGTGGGGCAATAGTCGCTGTCTGCATCATCATTCTTGTCATCTTTTACGCTGTGCGATGTAGTCGTGCCAAGGGAGACTATCGCAGAACAATGCAGACGACAAGTGACAACCAAGAGCCAAGAGAAAGGAACTCGCCCCCGCCAGCTTACAGCGAGACATTCACAGAGGTGGATGAACCACCACCACCTTATACCGAACAGTAG
- the LOC129922469 gene encoding uncharacterized protein LOC129922469: MYSLTLLLLELGLLLNGAGCDVTIEEGSTFMLPCDTAYPEWYVTDNGWTFQASFCYSDYCYNMLPLEYFARPPPKSVYNSQWPYLRVINASKFLTQIHCNSYTWKFNVIDSVPQNIVLRADGFSKYVRVQSGSDVTFICSKLTGYGSRLSLTRDNPISVLVSNTYSYKIVYTMYILSSNPPYFSVECAIDSDKIRILVEVADELSDSVSTTSKNEAMEVTTFRWTTFAFPPTPSYDDTSIVTIVVSVSVFGFAILLVVVVIIVTRYRRARRKRQSRDSTLQSATPQPDNTAVGQRRSWATLQLNTTTVSEPPVYEECVHIFTIARVELDAAAEPRPPAYDSLPPSYEEAVGQYQNTLT; encoded by the exons ATGTACAGCCTGACACTACTGCTGTTGGAGCTTGGACTATTATTAA ATGGCGCTGGCTGCGATGTCACAATAGAAGAGGGCTCCACGTTCATGTTACCATGTGACACAGCTTACCCTGAATGGTATGTTACAGACAATGGTTGGACATTTCAAGCCTCGTTTTGCTACAGTGACTATTGTTACAACATGTTACCACTAG AATATTTCGCTCGTCCCCCACCAAAGTCTGTCTACAACTCACAATGGCCTTACCTTCGAGTGATAAATGCAAGCAAGTTTTTAACTCAAATACATTGCAACAGTTACACCTGGAAGTTCAATGTGATAG ACAGCGTACcacaaaacattgttttaagaGCCGACGGGTTTAGCAAGTATGTCAGAGTACAAAGCGGAAGTGACGTAACTTTCATCTGTTCAAAATTGACAGGATACGGAAGTCGACTTTCTCTAACCAGGGATAATCCAATCAGCGTTTTAGTCTCAAATACATACTCATATAAGATTGTATATACAATGTACATTCTTTCAAGTAACCCGCCATATTTTAGTGTTGAGTGTGCCATAGACAGTGACAAAATAAGAATACTAGTTGAAGTTGCAGATGAATTAT CCGATAGTGTATCGACTACTTCCAAGAATGAAGCGATGGAGGTAACTACATTCAGGTGGACTACATTTGCATTCCCTCCCACCCCTTCTTATGACGACACATCCATCGTTACAATTGTTGTATCAGTGTCAGTGTTTGGCTTCGCTATTTTGTTGGTTGTTGTCGTCATAATCGTCACGCGCTATCGTCGTGCGAGAAGGAAAAGGCAGAGTAGAGATTCGACTCTCCAGTCGGCTACACCACAGCCGGACAACACCGCAGTTGGGCAGCGCCGCAGCTGGGCAACATTACAGCTTAACACCACCACAGTATCAGAGCCACCTGTCTATGAAGAATGTGTCCACATTTTCACCATTGCCAGGGTAGAACTGGACGCTGCTGCAGAACCTCGGCCCCCAGCCTATGATTCTTTGCCTCCATCGTATGAAGAAGCAGTAGGtcaataccaaaataccttgaCGTaa